In the Methermicoccus shengliensis DSM 18856 genome, GTTCCAGACGAAGCATGCACCCTTATGACCTCCCTGAGGGGGACCGCAAACAGTCCAAACGGATAGGTGTCCCTCAGGTCCTGCTTGGTGGTGAAGGGGAGGCGGGTGATGTCCTCTATTCCATGGATGTCCTCTGGGCGCACGTTGGCCTCATCGAGCCTGCGCCTGTAGAAGGGGACGCGCTCGTACACCCTTTGCACCGTATGCCTAAGCCGTTCTGACTGCAGGCTCTCCAGCTCCCGCCTATCCATGGTCTCTATCTTCTCGTTCCAGAACGCCACCGTCTCACCTCGAGCTGAGCAATGCCCTCTTGCCATGCTCAAAAGCCTTTCTGTTGAGCTCTGCGGTGCGGGGTGGGACACTCTCAACAAGGGCGTGCACGAGGGCGTCCTCCTCCAGTGTCAGGATATGGCTCATGGCGCCGAGCATCACGCTGTTGGTCGCCCTCGTGCTCCCCAATGAGGCCGCCACGCGTGTGGCATCAAACGCAAAGGTGTGGGCACAGAACTTCTCAAAATGACTCACTACATCGTCCATGTCTGGATACACCCCATCCCCTCTGAGCACGGAGGTGGGAAAGAGGGGGTGGGTGTTGAGCACCACGTGAGTGTGCTTTCCCACATAGGACGCAGCCCTCAGAGCCTCCAAGGGCTCGAGCCCAGCCAGCACGTCGCATGCACCCTTGGGTATCAGGGGGCTCCTGGCATCAATTCTCACGTGGGTGACCACGCTTCCACCTCGCTGAGCCATGCCATGAGTCTCCGAGGAGAGCACGTGGCGTCCGCTCAGTATGGCGGCTCTGCCAATCACGTTGGACATCAGGATGGCCCCCTGCCCACCAACACCCGCTATGAGGATGTTTAGCTCACCCATCTACAACTGCCCCTTCACTCCTCATCGTCCTCGGGAGCGCTCCAGTACATCGCCCCGTACACCACACACAGCACCGTGCTGATGATGCACAGCACAAACCCCAGAAGCACCCAGAAGTCCGGTATTCCCAGCATCATATCACTCCTCTATTCCCCTGAAACACTCATCGAGATGCGTCTCGTCCATTGGCGTTGTGAGCAACGAGACGCCAAAGGCGACCACGAGCGATATTGGAAGTGCCACCAGAATTGGGTCCACAACAGTCCACGTGCCCGTGAGCAGCGTATCCATGCCAAACAACGCCTTGCATATTCCGAGTGCAGTGGCCTCCTTGGCATGCACAAAGGTGAGCCAGAACAGGGAGGAGACGGTGCCCACCAGCAGGCTCGCTATTGCCCCAGCCCTCGTCATCCTCTTCCAGAACAGCGCTCCGATGTACATGGGCAGGAACGCAGCGGCACACAGCCCAAAGAAGATGGCGGTGGCTCTGGCTATGATGCTTATCGGAAGGACGTAGGCGAGCACCACCGAGATGAAGATGGTCACCATGATGCCCACTCTCGTGATTGGGATTGTCAGCCCTATCTTTCCCTTCCTGATGAACTCCCGATAGAAGTCGTGGCCTATTGAGGTGCCCATCACGTGGAACTGAGATGAGAGGGTGGACATGGCGGCTGCGAGCAGTGTGAGCATGAACAGCACCACAAAGAACTCGGGCATGGCCGAGCTGATGTACATGGGGATGATCTTGTCGATGTTGCCTCCCGCTGCCACCACGGCAATCACGCCCTGCGTGCGGTAGAAGTACAGGTTGGACAGCGCCCCGACGATGAACGCCACTCCGGTCATCATGAAGATGAACACCCCGCCTATGGCCACTGCCTTGTACAGGCTCTTTTTAGATGAGGCAGTCATGAACCTAACGGCGAGCTGGGGCTGGGCGAGCACGCCTATGCCCACTCCCAAGATGATGGTGGACACCAGCGTCCACCAGATGGGAGAGCCAAACGTGGGGAAAGATGTCCATCCAGTAAAACCCCCTGCCGTCAGCGATGCTGGGGCGAGTGGAGCAAGATCGGTGAGCGCCTGATGGGCAGCCGTGACACCCCCCAGCTTGATGTACGTGAGCACCAGCAGCAGCGCCATGCCCACGAACATTATGGTGCCCTGCAGGGCCTCGGTGTACATCACGGCGATGATGCCGCCCGTGATCACGTAGGCGGCTATTATGATGGTGAATATCAGCAGCGCCACGTTATAGTCCAAGTTAAGGGAGACCTCTATGAAGCGTGCGGCACCGATGAGGATGATGCCCGCATACAGGGGCATGAACAGGAAAATCAGTATACCAGAGAAGCCCTGTATGAAGCGGGAGTTGAACCGCTTTCCCATGAGCTCTGGAAACGTGACAGCGCCGAGGTTCTTACCCATCTTTCGCGTACGGGTGCCAAACAACACGAATGCGATGAAGATACCAACGAAGATGTTGAGAAAGGTGAGCCAGAGCAGTCCCATTCCGAACAGCCCAGCCACACCTCCAAAGCCCACGATTGCGGAAGTCGAGATGAACGTGGAGCCATAGGAGATCGCCACCACAAAGGGATGAGCCTTCCTTCCCGCCACCATGAAGTCCTCGACCTCACGGGTGCGCTTATACCCATACCAGCTCAGATAAAACACTGCCATGAGGTACACGAGCACCGTTATGGAGAGTGTGAACGTGGAGACCATGTGAGCGCATCTGCCAACTAATATTTAAAAGATTTGCCATGATTATCCATTTAAGAGTTCACAACCCACATATTCCACCGTTTGTTGTCAAATTTGAACCATTTTCTGATGGCACACCTTACCGTGTGCTCTCGCCATACACTCCATCCTTGATGAGGTTTGCATCGTTCGAGTTGACCGCATCCCAAAGTATCCATCGGATGCATTGGCACTGTGAGCTTCACCTCACGGGCGGACTGGAAGACACCAAGGCGAGTACCACAAGAGCAAGATGCTCACCAAAACATCACAATGTTGATTAGCATGCACCACGAAGGGATGTGAGGGGCTTGAGCTTGGGAGACGAGCTGTGCATTGCGTGGGCAATTACAGGTGCTGGACACCTGCTAACCGATAGCATCGAAGCGGTGAGTGTCCTCAAAGCCCGCCATCCGGGCCTTAAGATTACCACCTTTCTTTCTGCTGCAGCGGTGGAGGTGTGCAGGCTCTATGGTGTGCTCGAGAGAATCGGCAACATCTCGAAAGGTGGCTACCTCGAGGAGGTGTTCGTGGATGAGCACAGGAGCAGCTATCCCAAGAGCGGAAGGTTTCAGATAGGAAGGTACAGGGCGCTGGTGGTGAGTCCCGCCACCTCGAACACGGTGGCAAAGGCGGTGTACGGCATTGCAGACTCGCTCGTGAGCAACTGCATCGCAATGGCCACCAAGTCGAGGGTACCCACCCTCATCGTGCCCGTGGATGCCCATGCTGAGACGGTTGCTTCACAAACGCCATACCTCATTGACCGCGCGTTGTGTGTGGGCTGTGAGTGCTGCCACGCTGGGTCCGTGTGTCCCACGGGAGCTATAAGAGGGCATGGGACGGGCATAGACACCTCGCTGTGTACGGGGTGTGGGGTGTGCGTTGAGGCATGCCCCCATGGAGCCATCAGAAGGATGGAGGCAGTGCTCACACCAAGGCAGATAGACCTCGAGAACATCGAGAGGCTAAAGAGAATAGAGGGTGTGAGTGTGGGGGGAACGGGAGACATCGTGAGCTGGGTGGAGGATGTGCTCTTCAGAACACCGAGAGAAAGGGGGTGAGCAATTTGTGGTGTTGCATAAGAAT is a window encoding:
- a CDS encoding indolepyruvate oxidoreductase subunit beta, whose translation is MGELNILIAGVGGQGAILMSNVIGRAAILSGRHVLSSETHGMAQRGGSVVTHVRIDARSPLIPKGACDVLAGLEPLEALRAASYVGKHTHVVLNTHPLFPTSVLRGDGVYPDMDDVVSHFEKFCAHTFAFDATRVAASLGSTRATNSVMLGAMSHILTLEEDALVHALVESVPPRTAELNRKAFEHGKRALLSSR
- a CDS encoding symporter small accessory protein, with the protein product MMLGIPDFWVLLGFVLCIISTVLCVVYGAMYWSAPEDDEE
- a CDS encoding flavoprotein — translated: MSLGDELCIAWAITGAGHLLTDSIEAVSVLKARHPGLKITTFLSAAAVEVCRLYGVLERIGNISKGGYLEEVFVDEHRSSYPKSGRFQIGRYRALVVSPATSNTVAKAVYGIADSLVSNCIAMATKSRVPTLIVPVDAHAETVASQTPYLIDRALCVGCECCHAGSVCPTGAIRGHGTGIDTSLCTGCGVCVEACPHGAIRRMEAVLTPRQIDLENIERLKRIEGVSVGGTGDIVSWVEDVLFRTPRERG
- a CDS encoding sodium:solute symporter family protein; this encodes MVSTFTLSITVLVYLMAVFYLSWYGYKRTREVEDFMVAGRKAHPFVVAISYGSTFISTSAIVGFGGVAGLFGMGLLWLTFLNIFVGIFIAFVLFGTRTRKMGKNLGAVTFPELMGKRFNSRFIQGFSGILIFLFMPLYAGIILIGAARFIEVSLNLDYNVALLIFTIIIAAYVITGGIIAVMYTEALQGTIMFVGMALLLVLTYIKLGGVTAAHQALTDLAPLAPASLTAGGFTGWTSFPTFGSPIWWTLVSTIILGVGIGVLAQPQLAVRFMTASSKKSLYKAVAIGGVFIFMMTGVAFIVGALSNLYFYRTQGVIAVVAAGGNIDKIIPMYISSAMPEFFVVLFMLTLLAAAMSTLSSQFHVMGTSIGHDFYREFIRKGKIGLTIPITRVGIMVTIFISVVLAYVLPISIIARATAIFFGLCAAAFLPMYIGALFWKRMTRAGAIASLLVGTVSSLFWLTFVHAKEATALGICKALFGMDTLLTGTWTVVDPILVALPISLVVAFGVSLLTTPMDETHLDECFRGIEE